A DNA window from Vigna angularis cultivar LongXiaoDou No.4 chromosome 1, ASM1680809v1, whole genome shotgun sequence contains the following coding sequences:
- the LOC108334154 gene encoding F-box/kelch-repeat protein At1g23390, whose protein sequence is MATCSEINNTNIQDQREAPINQDILETVFSQVPLIHLVPASHVSSAWNRALSISLRHVNPIKPWLTLHIQNPRALHVTTTFAYDPRSRTWFQIHAPHPNHTSTLRASNSTLLYTLSFCEFAFSIDPLHLHWHQACPPRVCRTDPIVARVGPRIVVAGGACDFEDDPLAVEAYDTESRAWTRCQSMPAILKDSSASTWLSAAVAGEKMYVTEKTSGLTYSLDCNTMTWQGPLEVRPNLSVFHCVTGAIGGRLMVAGMVGEVEKVEEVKLWEVKGELAVESELGYWCEELAAMPKEMMVKVMGEGGGSIVVNWIGNCVYFQNHWEGEEIFVCEVGNGGNCEWESVRNVTVSDVSRMQRRVFCGAHVSLKDLKRAMKKKCMFVEKTV, encoded by the coding sequence ATGGCAACATGCAGTGAAATCAACAACACCAACATTCAAGACCAAAGAGAAGCTCCCATAAACCAAGACATCTTAGAGACCGTATTCTCTCAGGTCCCACTCATCCATCTCGTCCCAGCTTCTCACGTCTCAAGTGCCTGGAACCGTGCGCTCTCCATCTCCCTCCGCCACGTCAACCCCATCAAGCCATGGCTCACGCTGCACATCCAGAACCCCCGTGCACTGCACGTCACCACCACCTTCGCCTACGACCCACGCTCCCGCACCTGGTTCCAGATCCACGCGCCGCATCCCAACCACACCTCCACTCTCCGTGCCTCCAACTCCACGCTCCTCTACACGCTCTCCTTCTGCGAGTTCGCCTTCTCCATCGACCCCCTCCATCTCCACTGGCACCAAGCGTGTCCCCCACGCGTGTGTCGCACTGACCCTATCGTTGCGCGAGTGGGACCACGAATTGTGGTTGCCGGAGGCGCGTGCGACTTCGAGGACGATCCTCTTGCAGTGGAGGCTTACGACACGGAGTCCCGCGCGTGGACCCGCTGCCAGTCTATGCCGGCCATTCTCAAGGACTCCTCCGCTTCCACATGGCTCTCTGCGGCCGTCGCCGGAGAGAAGATGTACGTGACGGAGAAAACCTCCGGCTTGACGTACTCGCTGGATTGCAACACGATGACGTGGCAGGGTCCGTTGGAGGTGCGTCCGAATCTGAGCGTTTTCCACTGCGTGACCGGAGCGATAGGCGGTCGTTTAATGGTAGCGGGGATGGTGGGAGAGGTGGAGAAGGTGGAGGAGGTGAAGTTGTGGGAAGTGAAAGGGGAATTAGCGGTGGAAAGTGAATTAGGGTATTGGTGTGAGGAGTTAGCGGCGATGCCGAAGGAGATGATGGTGAAGGTTATGGGTGAGGGCGGTGGTTCCATTGTGGTTAACTGGATTGGGAATTGTGTGTATTTTCAGAACCATTGGGAAGGGGAGGAGATTTTTGTGTGCGAGGTTGGGAATGGCGGAAATTGCGAATGGGAAAGCGTGAGGAACGTGACGGTGAGTGACGTGAGTCGCATGCAGAGAAGGGTGTTTTGTGGTGCCCATGTGAGTCTTAAAGATTTGAAGAGGGCGATGAAGAAAAAATGTATGTTTGTGGAAAAAACAGTGTAA